The Enterobacter asburiae sequence CCATCGACCGTATCTTCACCCGCGTTGGGGCAGCGGACGATCTGGCGAGCGGTCGCTCAACCTTTATGGTCGAGATGACCGAAACGGCTAACATTCTGCATAACGCGACGGAGCACAGCCTGGTGCTGATGGATGAGGTAGGACGCGGAACCTCAACCTATGACGGCCTGTCGCTGGCCTGGGCCTGTGCTGAAAGCCTCGCAAATAAAATCAAGGCCATGACGCTGTTCGCCACCCACTACTTCGAACTGACGCAGCTGCCGGAGAAAATGGAAGGCGTGGCTAACGTTCATCTTGATGCACTTGAGCACGGCGACACCATCGCCTTTATGCACACGGTGCAGGATGGCGCGGCGAGCAAGAGCTATGGCCTTGCCGTCGCGGCGCTGGCAGGGGTACCAAAAGAGGTGATCAAGCGCGCTCGCCAGAAGCTGCGTGAGCTGGAAAGCCTCTCGCCGAATGCGGCAGCCACGCAGATCGATGGCACCCAGATGTCGCTGTTGGCGCCAGCGGAAGAAACATCGCCTGCGGTGGAAGCGCTGGAGAACCTAGACCCGGATTCACTGACGCCGCGTCAGGCGCTGGAGTGGATTTATCGGTTGAAGAGTCTGGTTTAGTTTTCTGCGGTCTGTTTTGTCGGGTGGCGGCTACGCCTTACCCGACCTACAAAACCCGTAGGCCCGGTAAGCGCAGCGCCACCGGGCTTATTTTTACAACAGCGGCGGGATCGTCGGCACCTGCGGTGCTTCATCAATATCCTTCTGCGTCATGCGGAACGCTTCCGGGTAATGCTCGCGGCTGGTACGACGCAGCGGTTCGGTATCGCGCCAGGTATAAAGACAATGCTGGCACTGGTAAACGGTCCAGACCCCTTTCACCGGTGACGTCGCCATCACTTCAATATGCTCATCGGCACAACGTGGACAAATCATCTTTTCCTCCTTATTGGCGTGCTGCCAGCATCGCGGTCAGTTTTTCAGCCCAGGCTTTAGTTTCAGGCAGATCCTGTACCGGCTGGCTGTAGTGGCCACGGGTGTCCGGTGCAACAGGCGTGGTGGCATCAATAATCAGTTTGTCGGTAATGCCCGCCGGGCTGGAGCCTGGGTCGAGTTCAAGCACCGACATGTTCGGCAGCTGCACCAGATCCCCTGCCGGATTGACCTTCGATGAGAGCGCCCACATCACCTGCGGGAGGTTGAACGGATCGACATCCTCATCCACCATAATCACCATCTTCACGTAGCCCAGACCGTGCGGCGTGGTCATGGCGCGTAAACCGACCGCGCGGGCAAAACCACCGTAGCGTTTTTTGGTGGAGATAATTGCCAGCAGACCGTGGGTGTACATCGCGTTCACCGCCTGCACTTCCGGGAATTCCGCCTTCAGCTGCTGGTAAAGCGGCACGCAGGTGGCTGGTCCCATCAGATAGTCAATCTCGGTCCACGGCATGCCAAGGTAAAGGGATTCGAAGATCGGTTTGGTGCGGTAAGAAACTTTGTCGATACGGACCACCGTCATATTACGGCCACCGGAATAGTGTCCGGTAAACTCGCCGAACGGCCCTTCGATTTCACGTTTGCGGCCTTCAATCACCCCTTCCAGGATCACTTCAGACCCCCACGGCACGTCGAAGCCGGTCAGCGGCGCGGTGGCAATCGGGTACGGGCTTTCGCGCAGCGCGCCGGCCATTTCATACTCAGACTGATCGTATTTCAGCGGCGTGGCGCCCATCAGGGTGATGATCGGGTCGTTGCCGAGAGTAATCGCGATCGGCAGATCTTGCCCGCGCTCTTCCGCTTTGTGCAGATGGAGGGCGATATCGTGCATCGGTACCGGCTGCAGGCCGAGCTTGCGCTTGCCCTTGACCTCCATGCGGTAGATCCCGACGTTCTGCTTGCCGAAATGGTCCGGGTCGAGCGGATCGCGCGAGACAACGCACGCTTTATCGAGATAAAAACCGCCGTCACCGTCGTTCAGGCGAAACAGCGGCAGGATATCGAACAGGTTAATGTCTTCACCGTCGACGGTATTTTGCGCCCAGGCCGGGTTAGCGCGGCGCTCCGGCGTAACGGGGAATTTGTCCCAGCGGCGAATAAACTCGTCGATCTGTTTTTTTACCGGGGTATTCGCTGGCAGCCCCATCGAAATGGCGTGGTTTTGCCACGAGCCGATGGTGTTCATCACCACGCGGGCATCGGTAAAGCCACGAATATTGTCGAACCACAGCGCGGGCGCGCCGTCCCCAATACGGCCTGTGGCGTTGGCTGCCGCCGCCAGATCCGGCTCCGCATTCACCTCTTCCTCAATTTTCAGCAGTTGCCCTTGCTCATCGAGCGCCTGCAGGAAGCTTCTCAAATCATCAAATGCCATCTTTGTTCTCCTGTGAAAAATGTTTCGCCTCCCGCAACCCGTTCCATCGGCGCGCCTTTTTGTGCTCCAGACCAAACTGGTCGAGCACACGGGTTACGATATGCTGGGTGATGTCATCGGCGGTTTGCGGGTGGTTGTAATACGCAGGCATGGGCGGCACCATCGCCACGCCCATGCGGGAAAGCGCCAGCATGTTCTCCAGATGAATGGTGCTGAGCGGCGTTTCGCGGGGAACGAGCACCAGCTTACGCCCCTCTTTCAGCACCACATCTGCCGCACGGCCCACCAGCCCTTCGGCGTAGCCCGCGCGGATCCCCGCCAGCGTTTTCATGCTGCAGGGAATGACGATCATGCCGTCGGTGCGAAACGAGCCGGAGGAGATGGTGGCGGCCTGGTCAGCCGGGCTGTGAACAACGTCAGCCAACGCAGCAACGTCCTGCACGCTGTAAGGCGTTTCCAGCTCAATGGTTGTTTTTGCCCACTTCGACATGACCAGATGGGTCTCCACCTCCGGCATTTCCCTCAGCGCCTGCAGCAGCGCCACGCCCAGCGGAGCCCCCGTTGCTCCTGTCATTCCCACGATCAATCTCATTCATCACCTCAATCAATTTGTTCGTGTACGAACATTGTAGATAAACTACTCCCGGATCGCTCTACTGACAAGATTGTTCGTACACGATCACACTAATTGCTAAAAAATCCCGCATTATCATCCCGGGCTTTAGCGGCTATCATAGGGGGTGATTTTTTCTGTCGGAGTGTTCATGGAACTAAGACAAGAGGCGTTCCACCTGTTACGTCAGCTTTTTCAACAGCATACCGCTAAGTGGCAACATGCCCTGCCGGAACTGACCAAGCCGCAGTATGCGGTTATGCGCTCCATTGCCGAGCACCCGGGCATTGAGCAGGTGGCATTGACTGAAGTGGCGGTCAGCACGAAGGCGACTCTGGCGGAGATGCTCAGCCGAATGGAGGCGCGCGGGCTGGTCAAACGCGAGCACGATCCCGCAGATAAGCGCCGCCGGTTTGTCTTCCTGACGCCGGAAGGCGAAGCCCTGCTTGCAGACTGCCAGCCGGTCGGCAACGAGGTGGATGAGGCGTTTTTAGGGCGTCTTAATAAGGCCGAACGGGAGCAGTTCTCTGCGCTCATCAAAAAGATGATGCACGATTAATTGACGCTGGTGCGCATAAAATCGATAAAGGTGCGCACTTTCGCGGGCACATGCCGGGCATCGGGATAAACCGCGTAGATGCCCTGCCGCGCAAAGGTATAGCCCGGTAAAACCGGGATCAGTTTTCCCGCATCAAGCGCATCGCGCACCAGCCATTCAGGCAGTAACGCCACGCCACTTCCCGCGAGCGCAAAGGCCATAAGCGCCTGAGCACTGTCGGCAAACAGGCGCGGCGCTTTTTTTATCTCCAGCATTTCAGGCGCACCGCTGGCATCTTTCACCTGCCAGCGCAGCGGCGAAGCTAAGCGCTCGTGAATAATCCAGTCGGCGTGCGCCAGCTGCTCAAGCGATTCAACCGGATGATTAACCCGCCACTCGGGCGTCGCGACGGGCAGGATAGAAAAATGTGAAATCAATGCGGCGTGGTAGCGTGAATCGGTAAGCGTTCCCAACCGGATAGCCACGTCAAAGCGCTCTGAGATAAGGTCGGCATGGAGTGAAGACGAAACATGACGCACGCGAAGCTCCGGGTGCATCTGGCTAAACCTGGCCAGCAACGGTACCACGACCCGTGAACCGTACTCAGGCGTGGTGGTGATCCGCAATTCACCCGTGAGTCCCGCATGATTCGCGCGAACATCATCCTGCAGCCGTTCTGCGTCCTTCAGAAGCGCCACGCTGCGCTGATGAAAAAGCGCTCCCGCCTCGGTTAACGTCAGGCGGCGGGTGGAGCGCAGCAGCAGCGTAACCCCCAGCTCGGCTTCGAGCTGGCGAATATTGAAGCTGACCACGGCTTTTGTCAGGCCCAGCGCATCGGCTGCGGCAGTAAAGCTGCCGGTATCGGCCACCGCAACAAACATCTGCGTCCGCTGTAGGTTAATCATCCTCACGCCTTTTACTGTAAAAATTTTTTTGACAGTATATCGCGCTTTGTCAGGTTTATCCGTACTTCCGGGGCCGATACGATACGCCACCTCACGGGAGGATCCACCATGACGTATCGCAGTAAAGTCGCCGCTGTCTATCTGCTGGGCTTTTTTCTTGATTTGATCAACATGTTTATTGCCAGCGTCGCCTTTCCGGCGATGGCACATGCCCTTAACGCCACGCCTTCAGCGCTTGCCTGGGTGAGTAACGGGTACATTGCCGGCCTGACGCTGGCGATCCCGTTCAGCAGCATGCTCACGCGCCGCGTCGGACCAAAGCGCGTCATCCTGCTCTCGCTTTTTCTGTTCAGCGCGGCTTCTGCTGCGGCAGGCTTGTCTGCAACGCTGGAAAGTCTGATTGCCTGGCGCGTGCTACAGGGCGTGGGCGGAGGCTTACTCATCCCCGTCGGACAGGCGCTGACCTGGCAACAGTTTCAGCCTCACGAGCGTGCCAGACTCTCCTCGGCGGTGATGCTGGTGGCGCTGCTTGCTCCCGCCTGTTCCCCTGCGCTCGGAGGCGTGCTGGTAGAGGCAGTGAGCTGGCGCTGGATATTTTTCGCCACGCTCCCGGTGGCCATCGTGACCTTTGTGCTGGCCTGCCTGTGGCTTAAACACGAAATACCCGCGATGAAAGCGGCCAGACTGCTCAACCTGCGGTTGCTCGCGGACCCGCTTTTGCGTTTTTCTATGCTTGTCTATTTATGCGTGCCCGGCATGTTTATTGGGGTGAACGTTACGGGCATGTTTTATCTTCAGCACGAGGCGAACATGAGCCCAGCCGCAGCGGGAATGCTCATGCTGCCCTGGTCCGTGGCATCGTTTATCGCCATCACGGCGACGGGACGCTATTTTAACCGTATCGGCCCCCAGCCGCTGATTGTCATCGGCTGCCTGCTGCAGGCGACGGGTATCCTGATTTTGATTCACGTCAGCTCGGCTACGCTGCTTCCTGCCGCTGCGTTTACCCTGATGGGCGCGGGGGGAAGCCTGTGCAGCAGTACAGCTCAGAGCAGCGCTTTTCTGACGATGCGCCGGGAAGAGATGCCGGATGCCAGCGCGCTGTGGAATCTCAATCGTCAGCTGAGCTTTTTTGCCGGCGCCCTGCTGCTGGCAGAGGCCCTGAGTCTGGCGCAGAGTTATCTGGCACCGCTCGCCGCCTGGCACGGGATGTTTATTTTTGCCGCAGGCATGACCTTGCTGCCTGTACTGTACGTTTTTCGTCTTAACAATACGCAGCTGCTGACCCAG is a genomic window containing:
- a CDS encoding UbiD family decarboxylase encodes the protein MAFDDLRSFLQALDEQGQLLKIEEEVNAEPDLAAAANATGRIGDGAPALWFDNIRGFTDARVVMNTIGSWQNHAISMGLPANTPVKKQIDEFIRRWDKFPVTPERRANPAWAQNTVDGEDINLFDILPLFRLNDGDGGFYLDKACVVSRDPLDPDHFGKQNVGIYRMEVKGKRKLGLQPVPMHDIALHLHKAEERGQDLPIAITLGNDPIITLMGATPLKYDQSEYEMAGALRESPYPIATAPLTGFDVPWGSEVILEGVIEGRKREIEGPFGEFTGHYSGGRNMTVVRIDKVSYRTKPIFESLYLGMPWTEIDYLMGPATCVPLYQQLKAEFPEVQAVNAMYTHGLLAIISTKKRYGGFARAVGLRAMTTPHGLGYVKMVIMVDEDVDPFNLPQVMWALSSKVNPAGDLVQLPNMSVLELDPGSSPAGITDKLIIDATTPVAPDTRGHYSQPVQDLPETKAWAEKLTAMLAARQ
- a CDS encoding UbiX family flavin prenyltransferase encodes the protein MRLIVGMTGATGAPLGVALLQALREMPEVETHLVMSKWAKTTIELETPYSVQDVAALADVVHSPADQAATISSGSFRTDGMIVIPCSMKTLAGIRAGYAEGLVGRAADVVLKEGRKLVLVPRETPLSTIHLENMLALSRMGVAMVPPMPAYYNHPQTADDITQHIVTRVLDQFGLEHKKARRWNGLREAKHFSQENKDGI
- a CDS encoding MarR family transcriptional regulator; its protein translation is MELRQEAFHLLRQLFQQHTAKWQHALPELTKPQYAVMRSIAEHPGIEQVALTEVAVSTKATLAEMLSRMEARGLVKREHDPADKRRRFVFLTPEGEALLADCQPVGNEVDEAFLGRLNKAEREQFSALIKKMMHD
- a CDS encoding LysR family transcriptional regulator, translating into MINLQRTQMFVAVADTGSFTAAADALGLTKAVVSFNIRQLEAELGVTLLLRSTRRLTLTEAGALFHQRSVALLKDAERLQDDVRANHAGLTGELRITTTPEYGSRVVVPLLARFSQMHPELRVRHVSSSLHADLISERFDVAIRLGTLTDSRYHAALISHFSILPVATPEWRVNHPVESLEQLAHADWIIHERLASPLRWQVKDASGAPEMLEIKKAPRLFADSAQALMAFALAGSGVALLPEWLVRDALDAGKLIPVLPGYTFARQGIYAVYPDARHVPAKVRTFIDFMRTSVN
- a CDS encoding multidrug efflux MFS transporter; its protein translation is MTYRSKVAAVYLLGFFLDLINMFIASVAFPAMAHALNATPSALAWVSNGYIAGLTLAIPFSSMLTRRVGPKRVILLSLFLFSAASAAAGLSATLESLIAWRVLQGVGGGLLIPVGQALTWQQFQPHERARLSSAVMLVALLAPACSPALGGVLVEAVSWRWIFFATLPVAIVTFVLACLWLKHEIPAMKAARLLNLRLLADPLLRFSMLVYLCVPGMFIGVNVTGMFYLQHEANMSPAAAGMLMLPWSVASFIAITATGRYFNRIGPQPLIVIGCLLQATGILILIHVSSATLLPAAAFTLMGAGGSLCSSTAQSSAFLTMRREEMPDASALWNLNRQLSFFAGALLLAEALSLAQSYLAPLAAWHGMFIFAAGMTLLPVLYVFRLNNTQLLTQLRQENL